In one window of Syngnathus typhle isolate RoL2023-S1 ecotype Sweden linkage group LG7, RoL_Styp_1.0, whole genome shotgun sequence DNA:
- the LOC133156436 gene encoding myoD family inhibitor domain-containing protein-like, giving the protein MAMGQIDTQPQRCASSPQEKSAVPGTQPRLTCTPTCPRCGPTLPDDLAGSGSSSQVRRTVDSKPHAATPSDSCAHLLLACLSCQCSALLLAPLEACASGLLRLCACCCGACACCCQALRPTPAEELNCHSVLFREPTECLEFCLECCLICHRS; this is encoded by the exons ATGGCGATGGGCCAAATTGACA CGCAGCCCCAGAGATGTGCATCATCGCCACAAGAGAAATCTGCAGTGCCCGGCACCCAGCCACGTCTCACCTGCACACCCACCTGCCCTCGATGCGGTCCGACGCTCCCTGATGACCTCGCTGGATCCGGAAGCTCGAGTCAAGTACGCAGGACGGTGGACTCCAAACCACACGCTGCTACACCTTCAG ACTCGTGCGCTCACCTGCTACTGGCCTGCCTCTCTTGCCAATGCTCGGCGCTGCTGCTGGCCCCGCTGGAGGCCTGCGCGTCCGGCCTGCTCCGTCTTTGCGCCTGTTGCTGCGGTGCCTGCGCCTGCTGCTGCCAagcgttgcgcccgacgccggcGGAGGAGCTCAACTGCCACTCGGTCCTCTTCCGGGAGCCGACAGAGTGCCTGGAGTTTTGTTTGGAGTGCTGCCTGATTTGCCACCGCAGCTGA
- the LOC133156435 gene encoding forkhead box protein P2-like isoform X1, protein MMTLSADQLQALMQHKQQALILHQHHLKEIYKKRQQINVRLLQQQPLKKSKQLLAHQLALQQLLHIQHQVHRQQSTRSSAADISTEESKQVWKEMTKGAAAAEEEENSIKCDLKGADHTTTVGKNQTCDLLSRSTHKRLSQDDFTAPNVLYGHGVCNWPGCESSCQSYNQFVKHMRCEHTLDDKSAAQCRVQTQVVHQLEIQLRKERDRLRAMTAHLQLMPSADSHFAPRDTSANLQSSSVASEPPSPSPPGLAAPVGDSPTSCAEAVSRRHHPSVYATEKEHDLYKNADVRPPFTYATLIRQAIMESAGRQLTLNEIYTWFTGTFAFFRRNAATWKNAVRHNLSLHRCFVRVENSKGAVWTVDEAEYQRRRSQKVTGSVEECSESTTDEKRSLWLGFERGGPAIGNNG, encoded by the exons ATGATGACTCTGAGCGCCGACCAGCTGCAGGCTCTGATGCAGCACAAGCAGCAGGCCCTCATCCTCCACCAG CATCATCTCAAAGAAATCTACAAGAAACGGCAGCAGATCAACGTGCGGTTGCTTCAGCAGCAGCCGCTAAAGAAAAGCAAACAG CTTCTTGCTCATCAACTGGCGCTCCAGCAGCTCCTGCACATCCAGCATCAGGTTCATCGACAGCAGTCAACACGCTCCTCTGCCG CGGATATAAGCACAGAGGAATCGAAGCAGGTTTGGAAGGAGATGACaaaaggagcagcagcagcagaagaagaagaaaacagcaTCAAGTGCGATCTCAAAGGCGCTGATCACACGACGACAGTCGGCAAAAATCAAACGTGCGACCTCCTGTCACGTTCTACTCACAAGCG TTTGAGTCAAGATGATTTCACAGCTCCAAATGTTCTCTACGGTCACGGTGTGTGCAACTGGCCCGGGTGTGAGTCCAGCTGCCAAAGCTACAACCAGTTTGTCAA gcACATGCGCTGCGAGCACACACTGGACGACAAAAGCGCAGCACAGTGTCGAGTCCAGACGCAAGTGGTTCATCAACTGGAGATTCAG cTGCGCAAAGAACGAGATCGTCTGCGCGCGATGACGGCTCACCTTCAGCTGATGCCCTCTGCGGACTCCCACTTTGCACCACGCGACACTTCAGCCAACTTGCAG TCCAGCTCGGTTGCCAGCGAGCCCCCCTCGCCGAGTCCTCCTGGTCTTGCGGCCCCCGTCGGCGACTCTCCTACTTCGTGTGCCGAGGCCGTGAGTCGCCGACATCACCCGTCGGTCTATGCTACAG AAAAAGAACACGATCTCTACAAGAACGCCGACGTCAGACCGCCCTTTACGTACGCAACCTTAATAAGACAG GCCATCATGGAATCAGCAGGCAGGCAGCTAACGCTGAACGAGATCTACACCTGGTTCACGGGTACCTTTGCCTTTTTCCGGCGCAACGCCGCAACCTGGAAG AACGCAGTTCGCCACAACCTGAGCCTGCACAGATGCTTCGTCCGCGTAGAGAACTCCAAAGGCGCCGTGTGGACGGTTGACGAGGCGGAATATCAACGACGGCGATCCCAGAAGGTGACGGGGTCAGTAGAGGAATGCTCG GAGTCCACTACTGATGAAAAGCGTTCACTTTGGCTCGGTTTTGAACGAGGAGGACCCGCGATAGGAAACAATGGCTAA
- the LOC133156435 gene encoding forkhead box protein P2-like isoform X2, with the protein MMTLSADQLQALMQHKQQALILHQHHLKEIYKKRQQINVRLLQQQPLKKSKQLLAHQLALQQLLHIQHQVHRQQSTRSSAADISTEESKQVWKEMTKGAAAAEEEENSIKCDLKGADHTTTVGKNQTCDLLSRSTHKRLSQDDFTAPNVLYGHGVCNWPGCESSCQSYNQFVKHMRCEHTLDDKSAAQCRVQTQVVHQLEIQLRKERDRLRAMTAHLQLMPSADSHFAPRDTSANLQSSSVASEPPSPSPPGLAAPVGDSPTSCAEAVSRRHHPSVYATEKEHDLYKNADVRPPFTYATLIRQAIMESAGRQLTLNEIYTWFTGTFAFFRRNAATWKNAVRHNLSLHRCFVRVENSKGAVWTVDEAEYQRRRSQKESTTDEKRSLWLGFERGGPAIGNNG; encoded by the exons ATGATGACTCTGAGCGCCGACCAGCTGCAGGCTCTGATGCAGCACAAGCAGCAGGCCCTCATCCTCCACCAG CATCATCTCAAAGAAATCTACAAGAAACGGCAGCAGATCAACGTGCGGTTGCTTCAGCAGCAGCCGCTAAAGAAAAGCAAACAG CTTCTTGCTCATCAACTGGCGCTCCAGCAGCTCCTGCACATCCAGCATCAGGTTCATCGACAGCAGTCAACACGCTCCTCTGCCG CGGATATAAGCACAGAGGAATCGAAGCAGGTTTGGAAGGAGATGACaaaaggagcagcagcagcagaagaagaagaaaacagcaTCAAGTGCGATCTCAAAGGCGCTGATCACACGACGACAGTCGGCAAAAATCAAACGTGCGACCTCCTGTCACGTTCTACTCACAAGCG TTTGAGTCAAGATGATTTCACAGCTCCAAATGTTCTCTACGGTCACGGTGTGTGCAACTGGCCCGGGTGTGAGTCCAGCTGCCAAAGCTACAACCAGTTTGTCAA gcACATGCGCTGCGAGCACACACTGGACGACAAAAGCGCAGCACAGTGTCGAGTCCAGACGCAAGTGGTTCATCAACTGGAGATTCAG cTGCGCAAAGAACGAGATCGTCTGCGCGCGATGACGGCTCACCTTCAGCTGATGCCCTCTGCGGACTCCCACTTTGCACCACGCGACACTTCAGCCAACTTGCAG TCCAGCTCGGTTGCCAGCGAGCCCCCCTCGCCGAGTCCTCCTGGTCTTGCGGCCCCCGTCGGCGACTCTCCTACTTCGTGTGCCGAGGCCGTGAGTCGCCGACATCACCCGTCGGTCTATGCTACAG AAAAAGAACACGATCTCTACAAGAACGCCGACGTCAGACCGCCCTTTACGTACGCAACCTTAATAAGACAG GCCATCATGGAATCAGCAGGCAGGCAGCTAACGCTGAACGAGATCTACACCTGGTTCACGGGTACCTTTGCCTTTTTCCGGCGCAACGCCGCAACCTGGAAG AACGCAGTTCGCCACAACCTGAGCCTGCACAGATGCTTCGTCCGCGTAGAGAACTCCAAAGGCGCCGTGTGGACGGTTGACGAGGCGGAATATCAACGACGGCGATCCCAGAAG GAGTCCACTACTGATGAAAAGCGTTCACTTTGGCTCGGTTTTGAACGAGGAGGACCCGCGATAGGAAACAATGGCTAA
- the LOC133156435 gene encoding forkhead box protein P2-like isoform X3 has translation MMTLSADQLQALMQHKQQALILHQHHLKEIYKKRQQINVRLLQQQPLKKSKQLLAHQLALQQLLHIQHQVHRQQSTRSSAADISTEESKQVWKEMTKGAAAAEEEENSIKCDLKGADHTTTVGKNQTCDLLSRSTHKRLSQDDFTAPNVLYGHGVCNWPGCESSCQSYNQFVKHMRCEHTLDDKSAAQCRVQTQVVHQLEIQLRKERDRLRAMTAHLQLMPSADSHFAPRDTSANLQSSSVASEPPSPSPPGLAAPVGDSPTSCAEAVSRRHHPSVYATEKEHDLYKNADVRPPFTYATLIRQAIMESAGRQLTLNEIYTWFTGTFAFFRRNAATWKNAVRHNLSLHRCFVRVENSKGAVWTVDEAEYQRRRSQKVTGSPLLMKSVHFGSVLNEEDPR, from the exons ATGATGACTCTGAGCGCCGACCAGCTGCAGGCTCTGATGCAGCACAAGCAGCAGGCCCTCATCCTCCACCAG CATCATCTCAAAGAAATCTACAAGAAACGGCAGCAGATCAACGTGCGGTTGCTTCAGCAGCAGCCGCTAAAGAAAAGCAAACAG CTTCTTGCTCATCAACTGGCGCTCCAGCAGCTCCTGCACATCCAGCATCAGGTTCATCGACAGCAGTCAACACGCTCCTCTGCCG CGGATATAAGCACAGAGGAATCGAAGCAGGTTTGGAAGGAGATGACaaaaggagcagcagcagcagaagaagaagaaaacagcaTCAAGTGCGATCTCAAAGGCGCTGATCACACGACGACAGTCGGCAAAAATCAAACGTGCGACCTCCTGTCACGTTCTACTCACAAGCG TTTGAGTCAAGATGATTTCACAGCTCCAAATGTTCTCTACGGTCACGGTGTGTGCAACTGGCCCGGGTGTGAGTCCAGCTGCCAAAGCTACAACCAGTTTGTCAA gcACATGCGCTGCGAGCACACACTGGACGACAAAAGCGCAGCACAGTGTCGAGTCCAGACGCAAGTGGTTCATCAACTGGAGATTCAG cTGCGCAAAGAACGAGATCGTCTGCGCGCGATGACGGCTCACCTTCAGCTGATGCCCTCTGCGGACTCCCACTTTGCACCACGCGACACTTCAGCCAACTTGCAG TCCAGCTCGGTTGCCAGCGAGCCCCCCTCGCCGAGTCCTCCTGGTCTTGCGGCCCCCGTCGGCGACTCTCCTACTTCGTGTGCCGAGGCCGTGAGTCGCCGACATCACCCGTCGGTCTATGCTACAG AAAAAGAACACGATCTCTACAAGAACGCCGACGTCAGACCGCCCTTTACGTACGCAACCTTAATAAGACAG GCCATCATGGAATCAGCAGGCAGGCAGCTAACGCTGAACGAGATCTACACCTGGTTCACGGGTACCTTTGCCTTTTTCCGGCGCAACGCCGCAACCTGGAAG AACGCAGTTCGCCACAACCTGAGCCTGCACAGATGCTTCGTCCGCGTAGAGAACTCCAAAGGCGCCGTGTGGACGGTTGACGAGGCGGAATATCAACGACGGCGATCCCAGAAGGTGACGGG GAGTCCACTACTGATGAAAAGCGTTCACTTTGGCTCGGTTTTGAACGAGGAGGACCCGCGATAG